In a genomic window of Octadecabacter temperatus:
- a CDS encoding ATP-binding protein has translation MSFKWLKHYMPRSLYGRAALILVLPVVTLQLVISIGIVQRHFEKVTEQMTRSVSLDLQYVQDAVNASPDLTDLMAVEERVATPLGLTLTVPASGMPTSGERRWFDLTGGVVERTLHETMSELGPVVLPNTSRVELWFDSAHGPMLIEFQRWRVSASNPHQLLVWLIVLGALMTLIAYFYLRNQLRPIKRLAAASTEYGRGHVVPYHPAGANEVRAAGHAFLDMRNRIERQTHTRTMMLSGVSHDLRTPLTRLRLGLGMMDEDEAAPLVRDVDDMQGLLDAFLDFARGDAEGEAEMVDPIALAATILADGERMGQAVTAGVMEGGGEVALRPLAIRRALENLIGNALRYASNARLTVSMTPKALVFCVEDDGPGIPAEQREDAVRPFTRLDPARNQDRGTGVGLGLAIVEDIARAHGGLLRLGESADMGGLKAEIVLAR, from the coding sequence ATGTCTTTCAAATGGCTCAAACATTACATGCCGCGTTCCCTTTATGGGCGGGCGGCGCTGATCCTTGTTTTGCCGGTCGTCACCCTGCAATTGGTCATTTCTATTGGCATTGTTCAACGCCATTTCGAAAAAGTTACAGAGCAGATGACGCGCTCTGTGTCGCTGGATTTGCAGTATGTGCAAGATGCGGTGAACGCGTCACCGGATTTGACAGACCTAATGGCGGTTGAGGAACGCGTTGCAACGCCGCTGGGGTTAACACTGACCGTCCCTGCGTCTGGCATGCCGACATCAGGCGAACGCCGTTGGTTTGACCTAACGGGGGGCGTGGTTGAGCGAACGTTGCACGAAACCATGAGCGAGCTTGGCCCTGTTGTACTTCCAAATACCAGCAGGGTTGAGTTGTGGTTTGACAGCGCACACGGACCGATGTTGATTGAATTTCAACGGTGGCGTGTGTCTGCGTCCAACCCCCACCAACTGTTGGTTTGGCTGATCGTGCTTGGCGCATTGATGACGTTGATTGCCTATTTTTACCTGCGAAATCAGTTGCGCCCGATCAAACGGCTTGCGGCGGCGTCCACCGAGTACGGACGCGGACATGTCGTGCCCTATCACCCCGCGGGCGCAAACGAGGTTCGCGCGGCGGGTCACGCATTCTTAGATATGCGCAACCGGATTGAGCGCCAAACCCATACCAGAACGATGATGTTGTCAGGTGTAAGCCATGATTTACGCACGCCGCTGACGCGGCTTCGGCTTGGCTTGGGGATGATGGATGAAGACGAGGCTGCGCCATTGGTGCGCGATGTCGATGATATGCAGGGGCTGCTTGATGCATTCCTTGATTTTGCCCGTGGTGATGCCGAGGGCGAGGCGGAAATGGTGGATCCGATCGCACTTGCAGCGACCATTCTGGCTGACGGCGAACGTATGGGGCAGGCGGTTACGGCCGGGGTCATGGAAGGCGGAGGCGAAGTGGCGCTTCGGCCGCTTGCGATCCGACGCGCGCTTGAAAACCTTATTGGCAATGCGCTGCGCTATGCCAGCAATGCCCGTCTGACGGTTTCGATGACGCCAAAAGCGCTGGTGTTTTGTGTTGAAGACGACGGTCCGGGCATTCCAGCTGAGCAACGAGAAGACGCCGTGCGTCCATTCACACGCCTTGATCCTGCGCGCAACCAAGACCGAGGCACTGGTGTTGGGCTTGGCTTGGCGATTGTCGAAGATATTGCACGCGCGCATGGTGGGCTGCTGCGCCTTGGCGAAAGCGCGGACATGGGCGGATTGAAGGCAGAAATCGTTTTGGCGCGTTGA
- a CDS encoding MBL fold metallo-hydrolase, producing MSNEAPKAGVPVQLEDGLSCVLAPNPSPMTYRGTNTYLLGKNNLAVIDPGPLDDEHLAALIAAIDGRPVSHILVTHSHLDHSPLARALSEKTAAPIYAFGDSYAGRSKIMKTLAASGEMGGGEGVDHDFTPDILLTDGEVIDGDAWTLTACHTPGHFGNHLSFLWGNAAFTGDHLMGWASSLVSPPDGDLTDFMASCAALSKTAMTRAYSAHGAPIFDAQSRLADLVSHRLTREAEILTALDNGPATSVELTNRIYHDIPKPLLPMAQRNVLAHLVDLIQREKAASIGPLSASAQFVLT from the coding sequence ATGAGCAATGAGGCGCCAAAGGCCGGAGTTCCGGTCCAATTGGAAGACGGATTGTCTTGCGTGTTGGCCCCGAATCCGTCCCCGATGACCTACAGGGGGACGAACACCTACCTTCTCGGAAAAAATAACCTTGCAGTGATCGATCCTGGCCCCTTGGACGACGAACACCTTGCAGCATTAATAGCCGCAATTGATGGCCGCCCGGTTAGTCATATCCTCGTGACACATAGCCATTTGGACCATTCCCCCCTCGCCCGCGCACTGTCCGAAAAGACCGCTGCGCCGATCTATGCCTTTGGTGATAGTTATGCTGGCCGTTCGAAGATTATGAAAACTCTCGCGGCATCAGGTGAGATGGGTGGTGGCGAAGGTGTCGACCATGACTTCACACCAGATATTTTGTTGACCGACGGTGAGGTTATCGACGGAGACGCTTGGACGCTCACCGCGTGCCACACACCGGGACACTTCGGGAATCATCTCAGCTTTCTGTGGGGCAACGCCGCCTTTACTGGTGATCACTTGATGGGTTGGGCCAGCTCGCTTGTCTCGCCGCCAGATGGTGATCTTACGGATTTTATGGCGTCTTGCGCTGCACTTTCGAAAACGGCGATGACTCGCGCCTATTCTGCCCACGGCGCGCCGATTTTTGATGCTCAATCGCGCCTCGCAGACCTCGTTTCCCACCGTTTGACCCGCGAGGCAGAGATTCTCACCGCGCTAGACAACGGCCCCGCAACATCGGTTGAATTAACCAACCGTATCTACCACGACATCCCAAAGCCCTTACTTCCAATGGCGCAACGCAATGTGCTGGCCCATCTTGTGGACCTCATCCAACGCGAAAAAGCCGCATCAATAGGCCCGCTTTCAGCCTCAGCGCAATTTGTCCTGACGTGA
- a CDS encoding beta strand repeat-containing protein encodes MATITAATGSVLPDNRNFDVDIDVVLTSSSSTYEWTTFDGSRITLVGAFTYPGADPTGSVAQILIDTENDGDTDLTIAFSSLQPILADLISGNDDLFWTAAFSQDNTFNIGGDAVDFSFGPYTPFEGHVGSNDTGTLTGSGDYHLDGEFVRDGFVGGNDVVTIDALDPNLSITVNGEGLVTFSIGEITGGNDEITDISAAGAGNVTIRGDFSSSQMHTIYGGDDILTGTNREVTLTGDVRWLYGNATILNAGDDILNGSSEDDALYGDFEYSNSSGVIVNGGNDILNGHGGDDVLYGDHGYSSSGANGAVYSAGNDTLDGGVGEDTLYGQYGNDVLNGGANNDTLYGGVGDDTIDGDGGRDTADFSQSLFGVTVTLAEGAVDGSAVGNGTDIIRDIENVVGTSVNDVFTGNSGNNVFTGGEGNDTLDGGVGNDTASYETAGSGVTVDLSIQGSQQSTGGAGDDTLINIERLIGSQYDDILFGNGSDNAIDGGDGDDIILVSSSTTSFPVPGTNQFDGGAGNDIIGFSLTGVGQGNLGSNHEMSGGSGVDTFVFETYSSDYDVDLEGESFYTVSGTYIADLFEFENISAGGGEDVLRGDNAVNDIDGNEGDDTIEGRGGSDVLDGGGNSAVGDTLSYSTSSSGVSVNMTTGAASGGDATGDVFTGFENLEGSSNADTLEGDAGANAIDGGDGTDTVTFTSTTGRVIVDLQINALNFGFAVGDTYTDVEVFEGSNWNDQLRGDTADNIFYGGNFTDRLYGRGGDDTLLGEAGADAIYGNAGVDTMTGGDDTLRDRFIYFNTVESGVGTGNRDIITDFTSGEDRIEISRFDANSVGGGGNDVFDFIQDTAFSNTAGELRFEQDAAMGTTVIQADLDGDGTADFEIELTGLVDLESTDFLL; translated from the coding sequence ATGGCTACGATTACTGCTGCAACTGGAAGTGTTCTGCCTGATAACCGGAATTTTGACGTGGATATTGATGTTGTTTTGACGTCAAGCTCGTCGACATATGAATGGACAACTTTTGACGGAAGTCGAATTACCCTTGTGGGGGCCTTTACCTACCCCGGCGCAGACCCGACGGGCAGCGTCGCCCAGATACTAATCGATACTGAAAATGACGGTGACACTGACCTCACCATCGCGTTTTCGTCGTTGCAGCCGATATTGGCTGACTTGATAAGCGGGAATGACGATTTATTTTGGACGGCTGCGTTTTCACAGGACAATACATTCAACATTGGCGGCGACGCCGTAGATTTTTCCTTTGGACCATACACCCCATTTGAGGGTCATGTGGGGTCGAACGATACAGGCACGCTCACCGGCAGCGGTGATTACCATCTTGACGGCGAGTTTGTCCGTGACGGTTTTGTTGGTGGCAATGATGTCGTTACTATTGATGCTCTCGATCCAAACTTAAGTATTACTGTGAATGGTGAAGGCTTGGTTACTTTTTCGATTGGGGAAATTACCGGTGGTAATGATGAAATCACAGACATCAGCGCCGCTGGCGCCGGGAATGTCACTATCCGCGGCGACTTCAGTAGTAGTCAGATGCATACGATTTACGGGGGTGATGACATTCTCACCGGCACCAATCGTGAGGTCACTTTAACTGGTGACGTACGTTGGCTCTACGGTAATGCCACCATACTCAATGCTGGTGACGACATACTGAACGGCAGCAGTGAAGACGACGCCCTGTACGGTGATTTCGAATATTCCAATTCTTCTGGCGTTATCGTGAATGGAGGTAACGACATTCTCAATGGCCACGGTGGAGATGATGTTCTCTACGGTGATCACGGTTACTCTTCGAGTGGCGCGAATGGGGCGGTCTATTCCGCTGGCAATGACACACTAGACGGCGGAGTGGGTGAAGACACCCTCTATGGCCAATATGGTAATGATGTACTCAACGGTGGCGCGAACAACGACACCCTCTACGGTGGTGTCGGTGATGATACGATTGACGGCGACGGAGGGCGGGATACGGCCGATTTTTCGCAGAGTCTGTTTGGGGTCACGGTCACCCTTGCCGAAGGCGCGGTCGATGGAAGTGCAGTCGGCAACGGCACCGATATTATACGCGATATCGAGAACGTCGTGGGGACCTCAGTCAACGACGTTTTTACGGGGAACTCCGGCAACAATGTCTTCACGGGCGGCGAGGGTAATGACACTTTGGATGGCGGTGTTGGTAACGATACGGCGTCCTATGAAACGGCTGGTTCTGGGGTCACCGTTGACTTGTCCATTCAAGGATCGCAGCAATCAACGGGCGGTGCAGGTGACGACACGTTGATCAACATCGAGCGTTTGATCGGATCCCAGTATGATGACATCTTGTTCGGCAACGGCAGCGACAACGCCATTGATGGTGGTGATGGCGACGACATCATTCTTGTCTCCAGCAGCACTACAAGCTTTCCCGTGCCCGGCACGAACCAGTTCGACGGCGGCGCCGGAAATGATATTATTGGGTTTTCATTGACAGGTGTGGGTCAAGGCAATCTAGGCAGCAACCACGAAATGTCCGGCGGCAGCGGCGTCGATACATTCGTGTTTGAAACCTACTCTTCTGATTACGATGTCGATCTGGAAGGTGAGAGCTTCTACACCGTGAGTGGCACCTACATCGCCGACCTTTTTGAGTTCGAAAACATTTCAGCCGGTGGTGGCGAGGACGTACTGAGAGGCGATAACGCGGTCAACGACATTGATGGCAATGAAGGCGACGACACAATCGAAGGCCGCGGCGGAAGCGACGTCCTCGACGGTGGCGGTAACAGTGCCGTGGGAGACACGTTGTCCTACTCCACCTCGTCATCGGGTGTGTCCGTAAACATGACCACCGGAGCGGCCAGCGGAGGCGATGCGACGGGAGATGTGTTCACCGGTTTTGAGAACCTCGAGGGATCGTCTAACGCGGACACGCTAGAAGGCGACGCAGGCGCGAACGCTATCGATGGCGGCGACGGGACCGACACGGTCACCTTTACCAGCACCACAGGGCGGGTGATTGTTGATCTGCAAATCAACGCGCTGAACTTTGGGTTCGCGGTGGGGGACACGTACACCGATGTCGAGGTGTTCGAAGGTTCAAACTGGAACGACCAGCTGCGGGGCGACACAGCCGACAATATCTTCTACGGCGGCAACTTCACTGACCGGCTCTACGGGCGCGGTGGCGATGACACGTTGTTGGGCGAGGCCGGGGCCGACGCGATCTATGGAAATGCGGGCGTTGATACCATGACTGGAGGCGACGACACGTTGCGCGATCGCTTCATCTACTTCAATACCGTCGAGTCGGGTGTGGGCACGGGCAATCGCGATATCATCACCGACTTCACATCTGGCGAAGACCGGATCGAGATCAGCCGTTTTGACGCCAACTCCGTGGGTGGCGGTGGCAACGACGTGTTCGACTTTATCCAAGACACCGCGTTCTCAAACACCGCAGGCGAACTTCGTTTCGAACAAGACGCCGCGATGGGGACTACCGTGATACAAGCCGACCTCGACGGCGACGGCACGGCGGATTTCGAGATTGAGCTGACCGGATTGGTTGATTTGGAGTCCACCGACTTCCTGCTCTAA